One genomic region from Ammospiza caudacuta isolate bAmmCau1 chromosome 1, bAmmCau1.pri, whole genome shotgun sequence encodes:
- the TMEM200C gene encoding transmembrane protein 200C, whose amino-acid sequence MIATGGLLRISARKQDPLKPQSQLPKRKRKAKKKRKNDVVVVKGKLKLCSLSGFIALCGILVLLVGIALAVVGYWPKPSQVYRESSFGKGRHPAPQGGTHTNRSESQGRLQAGIHLESPPGANTSTTATPGRSAPTSSSPQASAGFLFHLFSSYLHSDKLKVLGPLIMGIGIFLFICANAVLHENRDKKTKIINLRDLYSTVIDAHSLRAKDGGTPASAPLNGFVNYMQARGLELKPGGEGLGAAAMLAKSSWPPGLGVSLSPPDLVSSPQRSSFCSPPQPPSLAEAVYSVCRERAALAGRPVTSPPCSPAGSCGRCSTASSIVGSSLSTFTLLPLGPSSGGGGWHRPPGERGAQEIPRGEFELSLTDLSSSPIKGGCGTRRHKLVVRRQSTSCLPDARCPLSPEPPRSPAVRRVLESSLLVKASPSYSESLDLGGSPPSAPPAITRTDSQSSQSEPSSSNKGYSHLEEAGTSLESVANTTASKIQDCEEEPVDQMDPLKATSREQTGEQSQQTQRQYTNKEKLFMISRSHAALGLEDGELESTGI is encoded by the coding sequence ATGATTGCCACTGGAGGCCTCCTGAGGATCTCGGCCAGGAAACAGGATCCCTTGAAACCCCAGAGCCAGCTCCCCAAACGCAAACGCAAGGCCAAAAAGAAGCGCAAGAATGACGTGGTGGTGGTGAAAGGCAAGCTCAAGCTGTGCTCCCTCTCGGGCTTCATCGCCCTCTGTGGcatcctggtgctgctggtgggcaTTGCCTTGGCTGTGGTGGGCTACTGGCCAAAGCCCAGCCAGGTGTACAGGGAAAGCAGCTTTGGCAAGGGCCGGCACCCAGCACCACAGGGCGGCACCCACACGAACCGCTCCGAGAGCCAGGGAAGGCTGCAAGCAGGGATCCACCTGGAGTCACCCCCTGGAGCCAACACCTCCACCACTGCTACCCCTGGTAGGTCTGCCCCTACTTCCTCATCCCCCCAGGCCTCAGCAGGTttcctttttcatcttttctcgAGCTACTTGCATTCAGAcaagctgaaggtgctgggcCCTCTGATCATGGGTATCggcatcttcctcttcatctGCGCCAATGCGGTGCTGCATGAAAACCGTGACAAGAAGACCAAGATCATCAACCTGCGTGACCTCTACTCCACCGTCATCGATGCCCACAGCCTGCGGGCCAAGGATGGAGGCACCCCGGCCTCAGCCCCTCTCAATGGCTTTGTCAACTACATGCAGGCCCGGGGCCTGGAGCTGAAGCCCGGCGGGGAAGGCCTGGGTGCTGCAGCCATGCTGGCCAAGAGTTCGTGGCCACCAGGACTGGGTGTCTCCCTTTCCCCACCGGATCTGGTGTCCTCACCGCAGCGTTCCTCCTTCTGCAGCCCCCCGCAgccacccagcctggctgaggctgTGTACAGCGTCTGCCGGGAGCGTGCCGCCCTCGCTGGCCGCCCCGTCAccagcccaccctgcagccccGCGGGCAGCTGTGGgcgctgcagcacagccagctccatCGTCGGCTCTTCGCTGAGCACCTTCACCCTCCTGCCCTTGGGGCCGAGCAGCGGAGGGGGAGGCTGGCACAGACCGCCTGGGGAGCGGGGAGCCCAGGAGATCCCACGGGGGGAGTTTGAACTGAGCCTGACTgacctcagcagcagccccatcAAGGGAGGCTGTGGCACAAGGAGGCACAAGCTGGTTGTCAGGCGGCAGAGCACCAGCTGCTTGCCCGATGCCAGGTGTCCCCTTTCCCCTGAGCCACCTCGGTCACCAGCTGTCAGGAGGGTCCTGGAATCCAGCCTCTTGGTAAAGGCGTCTCCTAGCTACTCTGAATCTCTAGATCTGGGAGGATCGCCcccttcagctcctcctgccatcACCAGGACGgactcccagagctcccagtcTGAGCCTTCCAGCAGCAATAAGGGCTACAGCCACTTGGAGGAGGCAGGCACCTCCTTGGAGTCAGTTGCCAACACCACAGCCAGTAAAATTCAGGACTGTGAGGAGGAACCAGTTGATCAGATGGACCCCCTCAAGGCTACCAGCAGAGAACAAACAGGGGAGCAATCCCAGCAAACTCAAAGACAGTACACAAATAAAGAGAAACTCTTTATGATTTCTAGGTCACATGCTGCATTAGGGCTGGAGGATGGGGAACTGGAGAGTACGGGCATCTAA